DNA sequence from the Malus domestica chromosome 06, GDT2T_hap1 genome:
taattttgagatttatgaaGTGAAAATACatcattttcaaaatttagaCTAATCCAGTAATAATAAGTAAGATAATGAGCAAAAATACACCAAATTACTCGATAAGAGGAAGAATAAAGTTTTCGATGATTCTTTGTGGGAAAAGTTATAACATGTTTGTTGGTCCACATACAATTATCCGTACAAAACGCATTGCCCCACGTTAGTGGACAACAACCTTATTTCATCTGTTTCAACTTTCATACCTTTTATATTATTGCACATTGTTTTGTACTCTGGGACCCtggtaaagaaaagaaaaaaaaaaaaaattataagcatGGCTTCAATTAATTGATCAGAGTAATTTGTCTGCCGCTTTAACTCACTGAGTTCGAATTTTTATTCTCTAAATTATAGTAATTTAAATATCTAAAAGCAACCTCTAAAAAGTACAATGGTTTTGTCCCACAGTTTTCAGATTAAGTCTTCTACATCTATTTCTTGAGTGTGACATCTCTGTGATCTCTATCATTAATTTATATGCATTAGGTTTAtgacaacaaaattaaaataagttaAATTTATTAACACATGCTTATTAATAATAAAGACCACATAAAAGATGAGCGCAAAATATTTTAACTCCatgattttaattatattacagaAGACAAGACAAGAGACTGGGACACCATGGTTTAGGGTTTATCAACAAATCAAACCCTAATAATTCTTGTTTGATATGAAATGAGGAATCTATGTTCTTCTTGGAAACATAAATTTGGTAATTAGTATATCCTCTGTTTTAGTTTATATATTTACAGGGTTTATCAACACATAAACATGGTTTGTTACAATACTTTAATATACCTCAACAAAATTGTGGTCCTTTGGTTGATTAAAAGCTTCAGGCAGTTGAAGCTTAACTGTATCCACTAAATTGAGATTCCAATCAAGATATTGTGTCGTAGAGGGATTAAAATTTATGTTAAGTTTTTTCCATGCCTTGTTATGTAACcgatttcaaattttctttgcgTATGCCAGGTAATAATcataaattattgaattttggttaatctcagtttgcaattctcatatatatatatatataaccacatCAACTATATGAAAATGAAAAGACAGAAAAGAAACGAAGTTAAAACACTTATCAAATACTCAACAACAAAGTAATAACTTGATAAGAAATGATAAATACAAGCAATCGGCCAAAATAAACATATTCGGGCAAGTTCTTGCTAGTAACCAAGTGCTTTTAAATAATGTTTTAAATATAGAAGAGCTTTAAACGTAAATGAAATTTGCACCCTTCATTCCATTCACAATAAATACCCATAAGTGCCTTTAGTTGAAAAAGCAAATAAAGGGATTGGGCCCTGAATACGCCCAATGTATAATTTCAGTCCAAACATTAACTGTAACTAGTAATAAGACATTGAAATGTTCTGGAGAATGGACCAACTTTTGCTACCGTCAGTCATCCACACGCATGTACACAAAATCTGACCCAAGCATGCGTAGATGAAATCTGACCTTTGATGCGTTGTAACAAGTACAGAGACAGGGTACGTCATAATATTTTCACTTATATTAAAAGAATCCACACCAGTAGATCAAAAATACAAGAACATGAATCTTTTAATTTATCAAAAAGCTAAATGTCCAAAtccaaacatatatatacatatttgtgcACATTTATATACCAATTGTTCATGTGTGTATATTACATTTGGTATTCCGGGGTTTCCTTGGGGATTATCTTCGGTGTTCAACGTGGGTAAGCACCTGCAAGAGCAAAGTGGGAAAATGTTACAACAGTAAGTATGCAGAAATGATTAACAAAGACAGATCAGTGCTTAGCATTTACAGAACTACAAAGGCCAAGGAAAgaacaaaaagggaaaaagaaaagacgATGAACTGTCACGATAAATGTTTCTGATACATTGAATCACAGAACAGCATGAATCATGAACATCAAACTTGCACTTCAGAAATTTAAAAGCGCAATTCGCTAGACAACAGCAAATTAATGCAATTAAATGACCAGGGGAATATGAAATTTACAGCTTCATTCATTAGCAAACACTATCAAACAATCTACTTTCGTGTCATTCAAGAATCAAGACTTCAgaaacaatgttttaaaagtGCAGTATACAACTCGTAAAGAAACATATAATGTATGAAGCAAACGATTtcgttttactttttatttttttgatacCCAGAAATTCCCAAAGACACTTTTGCAAACTCGGATACAATGCAGGGGACCCTCACGGGATCCTAACACAATCATTGACATGACACTTCTACGCTTTTACTTTTGGCAAAATGGCATAGAACCAAGTGACAGAAAGAGAATTCAAATGATTTCGATGACTTGAAATATCCTCCGAATGGGGGATCAGACAGGCTACAGTAGCTAACTCTAGATAAAAGGCAAGCACAAAGTAGTATACCCGTTTATGCTACTTACTAACCTATGCTAATGGTTTTTTTGCAAATTAAGTTGACAAATCAAGTAAATCATCAACCACAATGTGGAAAACAAAGATGAACTTGAGGAGTCCATTTTGCTTTTAAATGTTTATGCAATCAAAACATATACGAACTTCATGGTTTGGAAAAATATATGCAATCAATGCAAGAAGCCGTCCTAGCGACAACATATATGATTTCTCAAACAgcataataaaatattgtttCGTAATTATTGGAAACCATGACCATATGATTGAAATTCCTTCCAAAAAGTGATTTTGTGCCTTACATCAATCAAGCTGTTTTTGAGCAAGTTGATCCGAAGAACTTCTAAATAGAAGTTGAACTCATTCTGCAATAAGAATCCTGAGAGACAATATCCCTGTTCTGCTGTGAAGGTGGTGCCGAAAAGGGACTATGGACCCCAGCTTTACGAGGGTCAGGTTTGTGGCTCTGGGACGCCAAGTACTCAAGTGCTACAACAATATCAGTAATAAGAGGACGGAAAGTTGGTTGCTCTTGAAGACACATGGCAGTAATGGCAATTGCATGATGCAAACAACGAACTGGGAAACGTCCTTGCAACAGAGGATCAACTAATTGGACAAACTTCCTCCGATCCTTCAAAAATGGGTGCGACTGTGTTTACAAAAACAAAGGTGTTCAATAggttagaaaaaataataataagaaattaTTTGTGATACAAGCTAGCAGTAGTTCCACAAAGGTTAAGTGAGACTGAAAATCTGATAGTCCAAAATGTGAATGAAAACTGAGAAATAGAAAGAGTTAACTCACCCAAGATACTAGGTTCTGTTCCCCTGGCCTCTTAGAGCAGTCAATTGCCTTCTTCCCAGTAATCAGCTCCAACATAACCACACCAAGGCTATAAATATCAGATTTCAGAGTCAACTTGCCGCTCATGGCATATTCTGGTGCACAGTACCCATATGTTCCCATCACTCTTGTTGAGACATGAGTTTTGTCACCCACAGGTGCAAGTTTAGCAAGCCCAAAATCTGAAAGCTTTGGATTGAATTCATCATCCAGCAGTATATTTGCTGATTTCAAGTCACGGTAGATAACTGGTGGGTTAGCTTTGCAGTGGAGGTATTCAAGGCCCCGTGCCGCACCAACAGCTATCTTAATTCGAGTGTCCCAACTCAGTGGCTCTTGACCAGGGCTAAGATCTGAAACATAAAATACCACATTTGTTAGGTCAAATACAATGGAGTAcaataataaagaaaagaggCTGCTAAAGAAAGATTATATGTCTTGTTTAGATGTTATCCATTCTTTCCTTAGGCCATCCTCAATAGCAGGACAACTGTAACTGAAATTGAAGTTTAAGTGAATCCAACATACCAAAAATACAATTATAGTGACAGAAATGAATGATCGGAAATTCAGCCTTCTATACTATTTCTGCCAACGGATATTTTTGGTGTACAACACCCATATTTCCCACAATGTGATAAATATAAAGTACCAAGCTATCATTTAACACGAGGAATAATACAATAggaaaatgaatgaattagagGTTGTAAAATGGATGAGAATGTACTGTACTTAAGCATCAAGATGCATACCAAAAAGATGATCTTCCAAGCTACCCCTTGGCATGTACTCATAGATTAAGAGTCTCTGATCTCCGTCAGTACAGTAGCCAATCAAGGTGACCAGATTTGTATGGTGTAGCAGGCTTAACATGAGAACCTCGACGATGAATTCTTGGAACCCTTGAACACCGTCATGATTAAGTTGTTTAATTGCGACAACCTGCTCATATAAATGAAAAGCCGCAACACATAAACATCAAATACAACCTAGTCTATCAAATGATATTTGGACTACCTCCAGTGGATCAAGTTTTCATCCATCTAAAGAAGGGTTTATGGAAAGATATTAATTCTGATTTATACGAGCAATTCCGGTTTCATTAATAATCAGAAACATATATTGGCGGACATGACCCTAATTAAAATTTCCATACAAAGATTAACGGAATAACGATAATATGAACGTTGGAAATGCCGTGCAACACTTACCTGGCCTGCATCAAGCCGGCCTTTGTAAACTCTTCCAAAACCTCCTTCCCCAATCAAATTCACTTCCCTGAAGCCTTTGGTGGCTGCTGCAAGTTCGCGAAATGTGAAACTCCGTGCCACATTTTTCTGTCCGTTGCTGCCTTTTCCCCTCCCACACTCTGCACATACATAAACACAATAAAACTCAACTCAATTTCCCTactacaaaacaaaaacacgAAATTCCAAAATTCCAGATAGTGTGTTAAACAGCTGAATCTCAAAATCCAGAAAAatgttttaccaaaaaaaaaaaaatccagaaaAATGGGTGTCACAACAGAACCAAACAAGCAATTAAAATTCTAGACTTTCAGAAATTGGGGGCGTTTGAGATTCTTACCGCTGTCATTGGAATTTCCTCTGCCTCTCCCACTACCTGCTGCAATTTGCAATAAAAAAACCACTCACATTCAACAAATCGaaccaaaaaaatccaattGGGTAAGTATATACGTatctatacatatatatatataagtaaaaAGAGTGAAAGGCAGACTGACCGGAGGATCGAGTGCCGTTATCGATTTCGACCTTGCTAACATCTTTCCGGTGAGGACTGAAGCAACTAAAGCAACTCATCCCTTAAGCTTCCATCgatgtaattaattaaaattcatACAAAAAGAAGTAAACagagaaaccctaaccctaatcctAACCTACAAACAGATAAGCTTTGGTcttgtcctctctctctcctccgcaGCCGGAGACGGAGAGATTCAGAAGCCGAAATCTTTACGAGGCCCCGACAACAAAAAATTcccaaataattataatcccAATTGGATATGATTTCAGATTTAGATGCTACCCATTAATAACACGAACCAAAAACAACGTAAAtaattagcaaaataaaaaattattaaatcaactcccccatttaaattaaataaacttATAAGAAATTAAGTAAATAAATTGGACAAAACGCGTTCGCTAAATTTGGACAGGGAGCTAGCGCATTTAGCGGTGGCCTATGAACAACCGGATTTTTagcttccatttttttttttttttttgttaagaaataagaaattaaatttgttgcAATAAATATATTTCATGTGGGTCCCATGAACGTGAGCTGTGCCATTTATCACTCCCGACTTCTCGCAATCTCCCTTCCCGCATTTAAACATTCCGGTTGGCTACTTGGGTGATATTACGTTATTGCCCTTGCTGTTGGGTTGTTTTTACTGCTGCTGACACTGACAAAGTGATAGTTTGGGATTCAAGCGACTCACctttttttgaccaaaaaaaaacaaaagtgggTAACCTTTTTCCGATCGCCAATGGATCCCGATGAGTGTGTTTTATAGGGGTAGGGGAAACGGCTTCGATACGATGATGTACTGTCGTTCACTCTGCTACCACGTGACCTACTCGTGACATCACGTGagcttcattttatttttcttttattttttttttcaattaacaACTATACTTCGTGATACTTATATATTTTGGTTctgagaaagaaaaaattgatgTTTGTTGTAATGTAATACGTGGATagcccacatgaatagtttgttactattcataaaaaaaaatcatatgggTTATCATTTTATATGAAGAAAGTTTGTAAAGCAAATAGAGTTGCTACAGTAATCTTTTGCCTATAAAATGAGAGCATacggaggaagaaagaaaaggagaaagaaaagaagagagagtagaagaaaaagaggaagaagagagataCCGAATAAAATATCAGTGAGCTGGgctagagagaagaaagaaaaaatgagaGTTATCTTTATACTcttattatttcacataatgaAAGAAAGTACTACCGTTGCCCCGAGGGTGTAGGCACAGTTGCCAAACCTCGTAAAtattgtgttttatttactttatgtTCCACTACACACATACCGttgattttacaacacgttatcaacacgaGAAGCTCTTGTGTTGGTGGAAAGCACAACGCAATAAATCCGGTGAAACACTACCTACCTCTCACCTTTGTCGGCtggaatctcacagataagaaaatcttttcatttTATCTTCATATCTCTACATGCCTAATTTTCTTAAAGTAAATATACAGTTGGTTATTTAACTACCATCATTATTATTGACAGAAAATCTAACAGCCATGTAAATAGCCTCTAAACTCCAACTTGCGGACCTTGGATTGAGATACTTCcatcttgaaagttgttcgtccACCCAGAACctataacatatcaaaattttcaaaaaattcCAATGGTGCGATTGTCGCAGATGTCTAAAACACCAAACCAGTTTTCAATTTCCGCAGAAAATTGGACAACCAtcttatgagtaccaaaactcCATTTTCAGTAGCTCAGATCGAAATTGTTTCTCCACAAAAGTTGTTCGGTATactcttatccatatcatactaaaatttgagcCAAATCTAATAGTTTGACCTTCTCATAAGTCGCATGTTCTactcttgactccaaaacttataGGAACCGTTTCGATTTTTTTGAAACTCATTGgaggaggaacaccaattggGACTTATTGTTACTATTACTCCCTGAGTAACTAAAGGGACTTAAAActatgaaatgaaaataaaataaaagggatgaaacaaaagaaagtggcagacaaaggaaaaagaaaaaaaaaataaaggagatGGAGACTTAATCATTGTCttttctgttttggcatatttatgtgtATGATGCTGTTTTAAAGCCCTATCACAAGTTCCATTTATTTAAAccaatttatttacagtgggtggagttattaccctttgctttaagctttgatatttatgtgaatgatgCTGAATCAAAGCCCTTATCACaaactttatttacttaaaagcaatttatttaccatggctggaattaccgcatattgctttaatttatttagtgTACTACATTTTATGATGAGTATATGAAAGGACCcgaagttccttgatcagattataacccgaagttttttttatcctcatcatataaaatgattggacctaAAGTTCCACCATTAAAAAAGATTGGACCCAAAGTTCCTCAATTAAatcaaaacctgaagtttttgaATGTACTGAGAGAGCAGCAATTcctcaattaaattaaaatgacAGCCATAAGTGCCTCAGTCCACAAACTattaaggggtgtgctatccacacacccctttttacttctcacacacccttgttgatttttgttgtttgatcttcttcaattcatccgatccaacgaccgaaaattaagaaggtgtgtaagaagtaaaaaaaggtgTGTGGAAATCACACCCTACTATTAAATGAGGGTCAAAAGTTCCTTGATTCATGTAAATGAGGACCATATGTTCCTTAATCCATGTACATATTAAGTATGGGTATGAATTCCAAAAATATGAACCTAAAGATTCTAATGATGTCGATTTTGAGAATAAATTTTGAGTACATATGAATAATGTTTTGACCTGAAATTCaaactatgaataatgttaAGAACTTGAAGTTCTAACATCTTGTGTAGACATGTGCTAAATGTGGTATGATTTAATTATCGCAATTTCTGTCATAcctaaatttctttttcttgggaATAAGGAAATTGTGAACTTAGCAAAACCCAATTTTATGACCATCGACATCTTACACGAGAGATACTTTCATGAATTCATAATGCCCGAGAATTCATGTTGAAGCATATGATATTATAAAACATCTTTGCTTAAAGGCTTATTGATTCATATTAATGGAACCAGAAGTTTCCATAGTTTCAGGCA
Encoded proteins:
- the LOC103428152 gene encoding probable serine/threonine-protein kinase PBL21 isoform X1, with product MSCFSCFSPHRKDVSKVEIDNGTRSSAGSGRGRGNSNDSECGRGKGSNGQKNVARSFTFRELAAATKGFREVNLIGEGGFGRVYKGRLDAGQVVAIKQLNHDGVQGFQEFIVEVLMLSLLHHTNLVTLIGYCTDGDQRLLIYEYMPRGSLEDHLFDLSPGQEPLSWDTRIKIAVGAARGLEYLHCKANPPVIYRDLKSANILLDDEFNPKLSDFGLAKLAPVGDKTHVSTRVMGTYGYCAPEYAMSGKLTLKSDIYSLGVVMLELITGKKAIDCSKRPGEQNLVSWSHPFLKDRRKFVQLVDPLLQGRFPVRCLHHAIAITAMCLQEQPTFRPLITDIVVALEYLASQSHKPDPRKAGVHSPFSAPPSQQNRDIVSQDSYCRMSSTSI
- the LOC103428152 gene encoding probable serine/threonine-protein kinase PBL21 isoform X2 encodes the protein MSCFSCFSPHRKDVSKVEIDNGTRSSGSGRGRGNSNDSECGRGKGSNGQKNVARSFTFRELAAATKGFREVNLIGEGGFGRVYKGRLDAGQVVAIKQLNHDGVQGFQEFIVEVLMLSLLHHTNLVTLIGYCTDGDQRLLIYEYMPRGSLEDHLFDLSPGQEPLSWDTRIKIAVGAARGLEYLHCKANPPVIYRDLKSANILLDDEFNPKLSDFGLAKLAPVGDKTHVSTRVMGTYGYCAPEYAMSGKLTLKSDIYSLGVVMLELITGKKAIDCSKRPGEQNLVSWSHPFLKDRRKFVQLVDPLLQGRFPVRCLHHAIAITAMCLQEQPTFRPLITDIVVALEYLASQSHKPDPRKAGVHSPFSAPPSQQNRDIVSQDSYCRMSSTSI